The nucleotide sequence CTGTATCCCTGTATCCTCTGTCTCTCTATGAGAGAGGGCTTGATGAAGAATCGTGTACACCGGAGTAGGCTCACCGGCAAGTTCCCATTCCTTCTGCATTGCTTCTTTTATAGCCTCTCTTAGCCTTGTAGCTTCTCCCTGATCGGGGATTCCAAGAACGACGTATCCATCCTGTTGTTCCCAGTCTGTAATATAGGTGATGGTTCTGGTCATTTCTTCTCCTGAAAAGAGTTCAGCGTTCGGAAGATATTCCTTAATGAAGAGCTTGTCTCCGACCTGATAATCACGGTCATTCAAACGGATTTCGAAAGGCTTTAATCCTGACTTGACCGCTTGAAAGTATTCCGGCCAACATTTCAAATGATGTACTTTCATCCTTTTATCCTCCTTACGTTTCAGATATAATGCTCCATATTTTTGTAATGCTCGATGAGGCCTCTCTTCATTAAGTCAGCATACTTGTTTTGAATAACGCTTTCTGTCTTTCCGAGTGCAAATGACATCGCTCGTCGCCCATCGTGTTTGTAAAACTTCGCAAGGTAACAAAGATCATCCTCGGTAAATTTCTGGCCATGATTTTCGTGGAAATCAGGATGGTATTTGATTCTTCCGAGATTATCAATGATGAAACCATCTCTGGCATCCTGTATTATCCGAGCTCCCATACGCTCACCACCACCTTAGTTAAAACGGCAACTCGTTAATATCCTGAAGCTCTAACACATGCCAGACCAGTTCCCCAACCTTAACTGTCCCAATTAATCGAAGGATATAGTGGTCGTCAGGGACTTTGATGTCCCACCCAGTTCCGACGCACATAACAGGAACTTTCTCTTTCTCGCGGTCTGGATCGTCGACCAAGGCATAAACTACGATGCAATCGCGCTGCTCGATAACTGAAATGAGCTGAGAACCGATAGGCACTTCGATGTGTTGTACATCAGCGCTTGGCATGATGTAATGCTTGAGTATCTTTGACATTTGGTGGTTCTCCTTTCGTTAAAATAGGTTCGGTTGTTCGGCTTCATTAGCCGCTGCTTCATGGTTGCGCACGTTCTGCGCATAGTAGCTAGGCTTCAATTCAATTGATACGGATTTGCGCCCCATTTTAACCGCCATGTAACCTTCCGAACCAATACCTCCAAATGGACTTAATACTGTATCACCCGGATTGCTCCATAGTTGTATCGCTCGCTCGATTACATCGAGTTGCAATGGTGCGATGTGACGCTCATCCTTATCGTCTCTGGCCGATCGATGCTGCAGGGTGTTTGTTTGGTTGATGTCCATCCACACTGGGCTTGCGTAGCGCCTCCATACATGGTGTGAGTAGACTGGATCATCATTATGCAAGGATTTGTCTTTGTGAATTCTGCTATCGGTCAGGTCAGGTTTTTTCTTCGGAACATTAGGTTCATCAGTCCCCGCAAAGCTAGTCAACCCATCGGGATGAGCAATTGGCTCGGGGTTTATACCTGGCTTACGCATAGTCAGAAGATAATCAGGCAATCCTTGCCTACACATTGCAGAGTCTTTCGTGAGCTGCTTGTGCATCAACCCTAGCGCTTTAGTGCGTACAGCTTCGATCAATGGATCTTTCCAGATCGTCACTTTCGAGTGATAGATGAAACCTGCATCCTCGTACATCTGCCGTAACTGCGCGGGAAAGTCCTTCAATCCGATAACCCCATCACGCTCTTTCATCAGCGGAATATCCATGCAGTGGATTGAAATTAACCGACCTGGCATCGTTGTTCGAAACTGTTCTTTAATCAGATACTTGTAATGCTCACGGAATTCATGGCCATCTTTGGAGTTACCCATATCGCGTTCACTATTCGAGTACACATACAATCCTTCGAATGGTGGCGAAAACACCTCGTAATGGATGCTGTCGCTTGGGATGCCTCTCATGACCTCAACGCAATCACCGTGGTAGACTGCATACTTATCTGTAATGATTTGATCGATGACGTTCAACTGACCTCACTCCTTACCCATGACGGAATGATCATCCGTTTCATAGCGTCATATTCCGTTTTCTCCGCAGCAGTCGATTTGATATTCTTACTGGTGATCGCCTTGGTGTGTTGGACCATTGCCTGGTACATAGCTTCGAACTCGGCTTCCTTGCGCTTTACGTTAGCGGCAACCGCGCCCTCCATATCCGAAACGATCATATGAGCATTAACCTCGTTTTTCTGCCCAAATCGATAACAACGTCGTACAGCTTGATAGATTTGTTCGAATGAGTCTGTTAGTCCGACAAACGCCATATCCGAGCAGTGTTGCCAGTTCATCCCGAACCCTGCTATAGACGGCTTAGTTACAAGCGCTCTAATCTTTCCGTCTGCGAAATCCATCATCGCTTTGGCTTTGTGTTCTGGTGTATCAGATCCCTTGACCTCGATTGCTCCGTTGATCGCTCTTGTGAGTAACTCCGACTCTCTGTTCAGGTCGCACCATACTAGGAATGGTTTGTCAGTGCTATTGGCAAGCTCGGCAGCCTTCGCTACCCGTTGCTCAATACTATCCCTGCGAGCTCTCTGTCGCTCCTGTAAGGTCAATGCTTCTACCGCGAACAGATACCCATCTGCGGTCGTGCTCGTCTGTACAACGTGATCATGGACGTTAAGTGGTGGCAAGATATAACCGCCATCCTCATACCCGAGATCAGATGGCTTCTGGAGCATTACCGCCCAACTCGCTACCCACTCCCAAAACTTATCTTCTGCATGTCCCTTTAAGCGCCATTTCTGCGTCTCACCACCGTCATGGACGAAGAACATGGATAGCATTTCCGAACGACTCATAACCCCCAGAAACTCAGCGTGATTGCCAAGCTCCATATAGTCGTTCGGTGCTGGTGTAGCTGTACAGGCAAGCTTGTAGGGTGTGTTCCGAAACGAGTCAATAATCTGATTCCGCATCATGCCTGAGTAAGATTTGATAATTGAGCTCTCATCCAGGACGATTCCCTTAAATTTATCTGGATCAAATTTGTGTAGCTTTTCGTAGTTTGCTATATTGATTCCGTGTCGAACATCGCTCTGTTGGTCGCAGAGGTTGATGTCGATGCCTACTGCTTGCCCTTCTCGTACCGTTTGTGAGGCGACCGCGAGAGGGGCAAGTATTAATATATTTCCCTTCGTTTCTTCATGGACTTGATGCGACCATTCGGCTTGCATCCTGGTCTTCCCCAGTCCAGTTCCTGCGAATATTGCTGCCTTTCCTTTTCTCAATCCCCAGCGCGTTATGTCTTGTTGAAATGGTGCTAGGTGGTCGTTGAGGTTGTTGACGACAAATCCAGCTTCAGGCATTTCAAATCGCTTGTTTTCTAGGAATTGTTCATACGATTCGATCTTGTCTCACCTCCAAAAGTAAATCTATAGATTGACTTTATTGATGTTTTGATACCTGTTTTATTCTGAATCTACATTGGTAATCGCAATTGTCCGGATGATTCAATCCAATACGCTTCTTCTGGTGTATCCCCATCAAGCAATACTTCGAATATTGCTTCTAGGACCTGAACAACGATGCTGTTTCCGGCCAATGCATAGAGCGTAGCGTTTCGCAGTCCTGGCTTCTTCGGAAACTCATTTAGCATCAGATCAAAATCATTGTCATCGAAACCAAGCAACCGCCAACACTCTCGTTCTGTTAAATACCGATATTGCGGACTGTTCAATCGAATAATTCCGGCATTGGGACAACGATCTTGACGTTCAGTTATCGTGTAACAAAACTTATCGATCACATCTAATTGCCTTTTGTATGTGCCGGTCGGAATTGGATTGAACTCTTTAATTTTCCCGAGCTGAGATGGAATGTTGATCAAGTATTCTGCTGGAATCTCATCGTCCGGTCCGTATTCCAAGAACTCTTTTATATCTCGCAATGGCTGTTGTTTTAACTTTCTAAAATTGAATGATTGAGTCCCTAGCAGCGATATGCAGAACACTCTTTCACGAGCATGGGGAATACCAAATTTCCGAGCATCCAGAACATCAAAAGAATTTGTATAACCTAGCTCTGTCATGTCGTGAAGATAAGAGTTGAATACTGGAATCACACCACGATCCAGCACGCCTTTGACATTTTCCCAAATGACTACTTTCGGTCTCCAGTCGCCCATTTCTTTGATGATCATCACTGTTTCATTCAACAACTGCGACCTTGAATTTTCAGCAGCGCCTTTTCGTTTTCTGTTCCCTCTGCTGTTGTCCTGACATGGACTTCCATGCACGAGTATGTCAGGCTTCAAGTTCCAGCCCCGTATGTCTTGTGGTTTGTGTAGATGGTCGTACAGGGCGTTATAAGCTTTGACTCGATTAGGCATGATCTCAACATAGTCGATCGACTTATGATCTATACCGCGATTTATGAGGGCTTTGCGTGGTGCTCCGATACCGCCAAACAACTCTAATATCTTAATCATGGTCAGTTGCGGATTCTTCTCCCTCATCCGCGAATGGAAGTGGTAGTTCTCCGGGGAACTCGTCCCACGTCCGGCCGTCGAGCTTTCGTCCTGCTTTGCCTTTTCCAGCCTTACACATTGGAACTCCATCATCTAGAAGGATGTGTTTACGTTCGTAATCGAAGTTTCCGGGATTTGCACTGTACTCTTGCGCGTTCGGTAACCATTCTCCCCACTGTTTGAACAGGAATGAAACTCCTGCAGCCTGACACTGATCTCGCAAGCTACGCGCCCACTCGGGATGCATCGGACGTGCTCCGTGACCACTCTCTCCACCAGCGATTACCCAACTTATTGGTGATTCGATTGAGTTTCCAAGACCATCGGTGAATATCCATCCTGATAGATCAACCGGACCAAGTAGCGGCTCGCATGACAGGAATCGAATTGCCGCAGGCGTTTGAAGGAGTAGAGGAATTCGCTCATCCGCTGCTTTCTGGTTCTCGACTGATACGCCTATCCACACATTGGGCAGTAGAATCGGTCCAGATCCTCGGAGTACTGATACTCCTCGAGCTATTCGGTGTGCGTTGACCATGATCCAGAACACTTGAGAGTTTAGCAGTCTACTCATCCACTCAGGGCGCTTAGTAAGCAATTGGAATGTGTGTTGATTGGCCATACTCATCACCGCGAATACCTCGGCAATAAATTTGTCAGGCACACTCTCATGAAACAAGTCACTCATGCTGTTTACGAATATCTTGTAGGGCTTCTTCCACTGGAGAGGTTCGTCCAACTTCTCAGGTACCAGCATCACCTTACCTGTCCAGTTAACGCCTGCAC is from Candidatus Cohnella colombiensis and encodes:
- a CDS encoding DNA methyltransferase, coding for MNVIDQIITDKYAVYHGDCVEVMRGIPSDSIHYEVFSPPFEGLYVYSNSERDMGNSKDGHEFREHYKYLIKEQFRTTMPGRLISIHCMDIPLMKERDGVIGLKDFPAQLRQMYEDAGFIYHSKVTIWKDPLIEAVRTKALGLMHKQLTKDSAMCRQGLPDYLLTMRKPGINPEPIAHPDGLTSFAGTDEPNVPKKKPDLTDSRIHKDKSLHNDDPVYSHHVWRRYASPVWMDINQTNTLQHRSARDDKDERHIAPLQLDVIERAIQLWSNPGDTVLSPFGGIGSEGYMAVKMGRKSVSIELKPSYYAQNVRNHEAAANEAEQPNLF
- a CDS encoding DNA cytosine methyltransferase; the protein is MIKILELFGGIGAPRKALINRGIDHKSIDYVEIMPNRVKAYNALYDHLHKPQDIRGWNLKPDILVHGSPCQDNSRGNRKRKGAAENSRSQLLNETVMIIKEMGDWRPKVVIWENVKGVLDRGVIPVFNSYLHDMTELGYTNSFDVLDARKFGIPHARERVFCISLLGTQSFNFRKLKQQPLRDIKEFLEYGPDDEIPAEYLINIPSQLGKIKEFNPIPTGTYKRQLDVIDKFCYTITERQDRCPNAGIIRLNSPQYRYLTERECWRLLGFDDNDFDLMLNEFPKKPGLRNATLYALAGNSIVVQVLEAIFEVLLDGDTPEEAYWIESSGQLRLPM
- a CDS encoding phage Gp37/Gp68 family protein, with translation MSDTSIEWTDKVWNPLRGCSKVSEGCRNCYAIKTAHRFAGEGQPFEGLTQNDGAGVNWTGKVMLVPEKLDEPLQWKKPYKIFVNSMSDLFHESVPDKFIAEVFAVMSMANQHTFQLLTKRPEWMSRLLNSQVFWIMVNAHRIARGVSVLRGSGPILLPNVWIGVSVENQKAADERIPLLLQTPAAIRFLSCEPLLGPVDLSGWIFTDGLGNSIESPISWVIAGGESGHGARPMHPEWARSLRDQCQAAGVSFLFKQWGEWLPNAQEYSANPGNFDYERKHILLDDGVPMCKAGKGKAGRKLDGRTWDEFPGELPLPFADEGEESATDHD
- a CDS encoding DEAD/DEAH box helicase encodes the protein MQAEWSHQVHEETKGNILILAPLAVASQTVREGQAVGIDINLCDQQSDVRHGINIANYEKLHKFDPDKFKGIVLDESSIIKSYSGMMRNQIIDSFRNTPYKLACTATPAPNDYMELGNHAEFLGVMSRSEMLSMFFVHDGGETQKWRLKGHAEDKFWEWVASWAVMLQKPSDLGYEDGGYILPPLNVHDHVVQTSTTADGYLFAVEALTLQERQRARRDSIEQRVAKAAELANSTDKPFLVWCDLNRESELLTRAINGAIEVKGSDTPEHKAKAMMDFADGKIRALVTKPSIAGFGMNWQHCSDMAFVGLTDSFEQIYQAVRRCYRFGQKNEVNAHMIVSDMEGAVAANVKRKEAEFEAMYQAMVQHTKAITSKNIKSTAAEKTEYDAMKRMIIPSWVRSEVS
- a CDS encoding DNA-entry nuclease; protein product: MGARIIQDARDGFIIDNLGRIKYHPDFHENHGQKFTEDDLCYLAKFYKHDGRRAMSFALGKTESVIQNKYADLMKRGLIEHYKNMEHYI